One Candidatus Binataceae bacterium genomic region harbors:
- a CDS encoding metallophosphoesterase, translated as MKTKLDRRSFLRVSGTALSIGALYSVFPSLTKTARAQGMMRTLAELNGEPPAPFSFMQLSDTHVGFNGPPDPLGTKAFESAVATINRLRNRPELVIVTGDLTHDADSSDEHAKRFKLFKEISSRIGGAQIKVVPGENDAALDGGDMFRQFMGPTHYSFDHRGVHFIALDNVSAGRPAVGAEQLAWMKTDLARFPKTAPIVVFTHRPLFDLKPEWEWFTSDGADVMNALAPYENVTILYGHIHRENFHQVGNTKMYAARSLIFAFPDPATTPVKKPEPFDNAAPFKNLGIRRVNGNADGSDLQIEEVELATAEFAGTVGMDQMLKHGNNDTKDE; from the coding sequence ATGAAAACCAAACTTGATCGTCGATCGTTCCTGCGCGTGTCAGGGACAGCTCTCAGCATCGGAGCGCTATACAGCGTCTTTCCCAGTCTCACAAAGACTGCTCGGGCGCAGGGGATGATGCGCACGCTCGCCGAGCTCAACGGCGAGCCGCCGGCGCCGTTCTCGTTCATGCAACTGAGCGATACGCACGTCGGATTCAACGGGCCGCCCGACCCGCTCGGCACCAAGGCGTTCGAAAGCGCGGTCGCAACCATCAACCGACTGAGGAATCGCCCCGAACTTGTGATCGTCACGGGTGACCTGACTCACGACGCCGACTCGTCGGACGAGCACGCCAAACGGTTCAAGCTGTTCAAGGAGATCTCGAGCAGGATCGGCGGCGCGCAAATCAAGGTCGTACCCGGAGAGAATGATGCCGCGCTCGACGGCGGCGACATGTTCCGGCAATTCATGGGTCCGACCCATTATTCATTCGATCATCGCGGTGTGCACTTCATTGCGCTGGACAACGTCTCCGCCGGACGGCCCGCGGTCGGCGCCGAGCAGCTGGCGTGGATGAAAACCGACCTGGCGCGCTTTCCAAAAACCGCGCCGATCGTGGTGTTCACTCATCGCCCGCTGTTCGACCTCAAGCCCGAGTGGGAATGGTTCACCAGCGATGGCGCCGATGTGATGAACGCGCTCGCGCCCTACGAAAACGTGACCATACTCTATGGCCACATTCATCGCGAGAATTTCCATCAAGTCGGCAACACGAAGATGTATGCGGCGCGGTCGCTGATATTCGCATTCCCCGATCCGGCGACGACGCCCGTAAAGAAGCCCGAGCCCTTCGACAATGCGGCGCCCTTCAAGAACCTCGGGATCCGGCGCGTCAACGGCAACGCCGACGGCAGCGATTTACAGA